A genomic window from Cydia strobilella chromosome 26, ilCydStro3.1, whole genome shotgun sequence includes:
- the LOC134753421 gene encoding zinc finger protein 808-like, which produces MNKKPARTGPKIRITRAAFRLKKSDDPPLFQPRAVDEHKYIYTCQYCRLKFTQNSQFFRHMTSNHETQQKQATYECNNCQVVFSKKANLDLHCQTHHQVKSKSRCESCSITFKSRHCLRRHLKLKQLMMENACLNCHKKFMNKDRLAKHVKNKHTFKNVTHQCDICSVKFKEKESLLNHLNRIHKKL; this is translated from the coding sequence ATGAATAAAAAGCCCGCCCGTACTGGTCCGAAAATACGAATAACTCGAGCCGCGTTCCGACTGAAAAAAAGCGACGACCCTCCGCTATTCCAGCCGAGGGCAGTCGACGAGCATAAATATATCTACACCTGCCAGTATTGCAGGTTAAAGTTTACTCAGAACAGTCAGTTCTTCCGCCACATGACGTCGAATCATGAGACTCAGCAGAAACAAGCAACTTACGAGTGCAATAACTGTCAAGTCGTGTTTTCTAAGAAGGCAAACTTGGATTTGCACTGTCAGACGCATCATCAGGTGAAGAGTAAGTCGAGATGCGAGTCTTGCTCCATCACATTCAAGTCTAGACATTGTCTGCGAAGACATTTGAAACTGAAGCAGCTTATGATGGAGAACGCTTGCCTTAACTGTCATAAAAAGTTTATGAATAAAGACCGTTTAGCGAAACATGTTAAGAACAAGCATACGTTCAAAAATGTGACGCATCAGTGTGATATCTGCTCCGTCAAGTTTAAGGAGAAGGAATCGCTGCTGAACCATTTAAACCGCATCCATAAGAAGTTATGA
- the LOC134753094 gene encoding juvenile hormone esterase-like: protein MSTFSLVLFATSLAVAWGDEQYIISTKQGKVEGSLASNGLYCEFLGIRYGVPVKFKAPLEPPTFSDVYKADSRAVLCPQFPSNDPLAAPSDSEDCLVLNVFTPTPVTGLNTTLPVMVFIHGGGFGVGAGSPSFYGPQYLVSHGVVIVTLNYRLNAYGFLNLGIKGAPGNAGLKDIRQALRWIKENILNFGGDVDNITVFGQGSGGTAALYLTLSESTKGLFHRVISESGTLFTPESFDHDPLATASQVAKSLEIISTDPEKLLKLYTDTAVMKVEEAIAKQMHPKSVFIPSVEETFDGEEPFLTDTPFNILTAGKEHKSFNPVPVIIGLNTVEGLISTLDYNTITSQMDRIKNEDYSALDQRSLIVPKNEVEEFRNIMKETYFTNVTSDEALIGGLINCNSDFSYTGPMSLFSELYVNASGLPVYEFVFNYIGNRNLGRLLTNSSLPATANRDELFYIFELERLPLPMDENDARIVTFMTMMWTNFAKFGSPTPDPASGEWLPAPHHLEINLEPQYVAPLTPDRAYFWRAFFYKYGTGKSSE, encoded by the exons ATGAGCACATTCAGCTTAGTGCTTTTCGCCACCAGTTTAGCTGTGGCTTGGGGGGATGAACAATATATTATTTCGACTAAGCAGGGTAAAGTGGAGGGAAGTTTAGCATCAAACGGATTGTACTGTGAGTTCCTGGGGATCAGATATGGCGTGCCTGTTAAATTTAAG GCACCGCTGGAACCGCCTACTTTCTCTGACGTGTACAAGGCGGACTCCCGCGCCGTCCTCTGCCCCCAGTTCCCCTCCAACGACCCCCTCGCGGCCCCCAGTGACAGCGAGGACTGCCTCGTCCTGAACGTTTTCACCCCTACCCCTGTCACTGGCCTAAACACCACCCTGCCTGTCATGGTGTTCATTCACGGGGGCGGCTTTGGAGTTGGAGCTGGTTCTCCATCCTTCTACGGACCTCAATACCTAGTCAGCCATGGAGTGGTTATCGTCACTCTTAACTACAGACTTAATGCCTATGGTTTCCTGAATCTAGGCATAAAAGGTGCTCCAGGAAACGCTGGATTAAAGGACATTAGACAGGCGTTAAGATGGATCAAGGAGAACATACTTAACTTTGGCGGTGATGTCGATAATATTACAGTTTTTGGACAAGGCAGCGGTGGAACTGCAGCATTATACTTAACTCTTTCTGAGTCTACCAAAGGTCTGTTCCATAGAGTGATATCTGAGAGCGGTACACTGTTCACACCTGAATCTTTCGACCATGACCCCTTAGCTACCGCCAGCCAAGTCGCAAAATCCTTAGAAATAATTAGCACAGATCCGGAAAAATTACTCAAACTGTACACTGATACGGCAGTCATGAAAGTAGAAGAAGCTATAGCCAAACAGATGCATCCTAAATCTGTCTTCATTCCATCTGTCGAGGAGACTTTCGATGGGGAAGAGCCATTCTTGACTGATACTCCTTTCAACATCTTGACAGCTGGCAAGGAACACAAATCATTCAATCCAGTGCCCGTCATCATCGGTCTTAACACAGTTGAAGGTTTAATAAGTACTTTAGACTACAATACGATAACCAGCCAAATGGACAGAATAAAGAACGAAGATTACTCCGCGCTTGACCAACGCTCGCTAATAGTGCCTAAGAACGAAGTAGAAGAATTCAGGAACATTATGAAGGAAACTTACTTTACCAACGTAACTTCTGATGAAGCTTTAATAGGTGGACTTATAAATTGCAATTCTGACTTCTCTTACACCGGACCGATGTCTTTATTCTCTGAGCTGTATGTAAACGCCTCTGGTCTTCCAGTATATGAGTTTGTATTTAACTACATAGGGAACAGGAACTTGGGAAGACTGCTGACGAACAGTAGTCTGCCGGCGACTGCTAATCGGGATGAGCTGTTCTATATCTTCGAGCTGGAGAGGCTACCGCTTCCTATGGACGAGAATGATGCAAGGATAGTCACATTTATGACGATGATGTGGACCAATTTCGCTAAGTTCGG CTCTCCAACCCCGGACCCGGCCAGCGGCGAGTGGCTGCCAGCTCCCCACCACCTGGAAATCAACCTGGAGCCCCAATACGTAGCGCCCCTCACCCCCGACCGCGCGTACTTCTGGCGCGCCTTCTTCTATAAGTACGGGACGGGGAAAAGCAGCGAGTGA